The Leptospirillum ferriphilum genome contains a region encoding:
- a CDS encoding tetratricopeptide repeat protein — MNKDHMASPAPMPSELDAKSRENSYITRVETLLGEEKTSAALDLLEEGLRLFPVSSTLLVLQGKAFESMRQWEKAEGCYWRSLKEPFSPVPESFLSLAQVRHFSGEPEKALWFLEEGLSLFPENNDLLREAGIQNGLLGQWWLAFGRIRKAFVDQPSKTQNMLAYGALLERLSFPDILPELIPLYEKLVEQDPAVTEHQILYARALERNNQIRKAIKHVRTLLKTNPKNPVLLKEIGRLLLNLNEHTRSIDSLRLSMESAGESAETHYFIAMAYKASGKPLAGIEAIKRALSIEPDNPEYQTLLGLLYIDLGEPDKAFTAFQSLEEAFPFRSLGDLYLRKKSSNKAITAYMTAFEKDPDPRTGLLLLKLLSSRKDWFLFFETLAWMEILFPEKIEKKFLTDKLLSRWQEDQDFPLTPAESLAIRALSLYFAGNREAAFPLLEQAVLADPLSEVLYWMLGLLEEERGNKEAALTWYGRILHSTREPVTLFHTMARVRTRGGDSFATLEQMLESFLAQYPSRPGFYRVLHEWAIRTENRHRAPEILMKAMTVHPNDVSLYELFCHYHPDHSGRDGLPPFSGQKRVSPAV; from the coding sequence ATGAATAAGGATCACATGGCATCGCCGGCTCCAATGCCGTCCGAACTGGACGCCAAAAGCCGGGAAAACTCCTATATCACCCGGGTGGAAACACTGCTTGGGGAAGAAAAAACGTCGGCTGCGCTCGACCTTCTCGAGGAAGGATTGCGCCTTTTTCCCGTCTCCTCGACCCTTTTGGTCCTGCAGGGGAAAGCGTTCGAATCCATGCGGCAATGGGAGAAAGCGGAAGGGTGTTACTGGCGATCCCTGAAAGAACCGTTTTCCCCTGTTCCCGAATCCTTCCTTTCCCTCGCTCAGGTTCGACATTTTTCGGGGGAACCGGAAAAGGCTCTCTGGTTCTTGGAGGAGGGACTTTCCCTCTTTCCCGAAAACAACGACCTTCTGAGAGAGGCCGGCATCCAGAATGGCCTTCTGGGGCAATGGTGGCTCGCCTTTGGACGTATCCGAAAAGCGTTTGTGGACCAACCCTCGAAAACACAGAACATGCTTGCATATGGTGCTCTTCTGGAACGTCTTTCTTTCCCGGATATCCTTCCCGAGCTGATCCCCCTCTATGAAAAACTTGTCGAGCAGGATCCTGCCGTCACAGAACACCAGATTCTCTATGCCCGTGCGCTTGAAAGAAATAACCAGATCCGAAAGGCTATTAAGCATGTTCGAACCCTTCTGAAAACAAACCCAAAGAATCCGGTCCTTCTGAAGGAGATCGGAAGGCTGCTCCTGAATCTTAACGAACATACCCGATCCATTGATTCTTTGCGCTTGTCCATGGAATCTGCCGGGGAGTCCGCCGAGACGCACTATTTTATTGCGATGGCCTACAAGGCCAGCGGAAAACCGCTGGCCGGCATCGAAGCCATCAAACGGGCGCTCTCGATCGAACCGGACAACCCGGAATACCAGACACTTCTGGGACTCCTTTATATTGACCTTGGCGAACCGGACAAAGCCTTCACAGCCTTTCAGTCTCTCGAGGAGGCCTTTCCCTTCCGATCTCTCGGGGACCTCTACCTCCGGAAAAAATCCTCGAACAAGGCTATCACTGCCTACATGACCGCTTTTGAAAAGGATCCCGATCCCCGGACGGGTCTTCTTCTTCTGAAGCTTTTGTCTTCCAGAAAGGACTGGTTTCTGTTTTTTGAAACACTGGCCTGGATGGAAATCCTGTTCCCGGAAAAAATTGAAAAAAAATTTCTGACAGACAAGCTTCTTTCGCGCTGGCAGGAGGATCAGGACTTTCCCCTGACTCCAGCGGAAAGTCTCGCCATCCGGGCACTCTCTCTGTACTTTGCGGGAAACAGGGAAGCGGCCTTTCCCCTTCTTGAACAGGCCGTTCTCGCCGATCCCCTGAGCGAAGTTCTCTACTGGATGCTGGGACTTCTGGAGGAAGAAAGGGGAAATAAGGAAGCCGCCTTGACATGGTACGGACGCATTCTCCACAGTACCCGGGAACCTGTCACGCTCTTCCATACCATGGCCCGCGTCCGGACCCGGGGAGGGGACAGCTTTGCCACTCTCGAGCAAATGCTGGAGTCCTTTCTCGCCCAATATCCCTCACGGCCGGGGTTCTACCGGGTTCTCCATGAGTGGGCCATTCGCACAGAAAATCGTCACAGGGCACCTGAAATTTTGATGAAGGCGATGACGGTCCATCCAAACGACGTCTCTCTCTATGAGCTTTTCTGCCATTACCATCCCGACCATTCGGGACGGGACGGTCTGCCTCCCTTTTCCGGTCAGAAGAGGGTCTCTCCCGCGGTCTGA